The Methanolacinia petrolearia DSM 11571 genome has a segment encoding these proteins:
- a CDS encoding flavin reductase family protein, producing MEDYDLGKVFKLIEPGPVVLVTTSSNGRPNIMTMSWHMAMEFVPPLIGCIISPEDYSFEALYATGECVIGIPTVEMMKKTVDIGNCSGKDVDKFEEFGLTPLPAGKVKAPLLAECFANIECRVVDRSMVDKYGLFVLEAVKAWTDPEHKERRTFHANGDGTFVVDGESVDLKDRMVKFPECL from the coding sequence ATGGAAGATTACGATCTTGGAAAGGTATTCAAGCTGATTGAACCAGGTCCGGTCGTCCTTGTGACGACTTCCAGCAATGGACGACCTAATATCATGACGATGAGCTGGCACATGGCGATGGAATTCGTTCCGCCTTTGATAGGCTGCATTATCAGCCCGGAAGATTACAGCTTCGAGGCGCTTTATGCCACAGGGGAGTGTGTCATCGGCATACCTACGGTTGAGATGATGAAGAAAACCGTGGATATAGGGAACTGCTCCGGGAAGGACGTCGACAAGTTCGAAGAATTCGGCCTGACTCCGCTTCCGGCCGGGAAAGTGAAGGCCCCGCTTCTGGCGGAGTGCTTCGCCAACATAGAATGCCGGGTCGTCGACAGGAGCATGGTTGACAAATACGGGCTCTTCGTCCTCGAAGCGGTAAAGGCATGGACCGACCCGGAGCACAAAGAAAGGCGGACTTTCCATGCGAACGGCGACGGAACATTCGTCGTCGACGGGGAGTCCGTCGATCTCAAGGACAGGATGGTGAAGTTTCCAGAGTGTTTGTAG
- a CDS encoding HEAT repeat domain-containing protein yields the protein MRIAGHLETVNRNNGDFVRLFVLVVYFLVVGILAIYAFSPIGGEMGYILARLIPHLFYIPLVLTALWYPKKRLAHFIIFSLIFFCLISGFLMNGWSLDALFMVFTSFIYLWVFIAILAIPQVQLGKTGEDTASGESIAPPALQAPLSAESSPAPAASGGNAGLIRRTPSIGPSQINPLIESFRHGEELVTRNTSAALKAIGVPAIPYIVRGLKSDSIPVRENCARLLGEMDDTDSIDLLVAAMADPSRRVHNAATQALARIGEPSVPALKRGLTSEKWKIRAGSVVALRIIGSHDAVPLLTGMLDDRSHYVRKEVVKSLARVGREENLDYLVGMLGDESRGVRLAAVGGLGRSGKDEAVEPLVRVLEEEEDAEVRIRAVHSLELIGTAVAYEAMRVALDDNDPEVSSEAEDILRQNYKI from the coding sequence ATGAGAATCGCAGGGCACCTGGAGACTGTCAACCGGAATAATGGCGATTTTGTCAGGTTATTCGTGCTCGTGGTGTATTTTCTGGTTGTCGGAATTCTGGCGATATATGCGTTCTCGCCCATTGGAGGGGAGATGGGCTACATCCTCGCCCGTCTTATTCCTCACCTGTTTTATATTCCCCTTGTGCTGACCGCTCTTTGGTATCCCAAGAAGAGGCTGGCGCACTTCATCATTTTTTCTTTGATTTTCTTCTGTCTTATCTCCGGATTCCTGATGAACGGGTGGAGCCTCGATGCCCTGTTTATGGTCTTTACATCTTTCATCTATCTGTGGGTCTTTATCGCCATACTTGCAATTCCGCAGGTCCAGTTGGGAAAAACCGGGGAAGACACGGCATCCGGGGAAAGCATCGCTCCTCCTGCTTTACAGGCGCCTTTAAGTGCCGAATCATCACCGGCACCTGCCGCAAGCGGCGGGAACGCCGGCCTGATTAGACGCACACCGTCAATAGGCCCTTCGCAGATAAACCCTCTTATAGAATCGTTCCGGCATGGCGAGGAGCTGGTGACAAGGAACACCTCGGCGGCCCTCAAGGCGATAGGAGTTCCTGCAATTCCTTATATAGTCAGGGGACTGAAGAGCGATTCTATTCCCGTGAGGGAAAACTGCGCTAGGCTCCTGGGTGAAATGGATGATACCGACTCTATCGACCTGCTCGTTGCGGCTATGGCAGATCCTTCACGCAGGGTGCACAACGCCGCTACCCAGGCCCTTGCAAGGATCGGAGAACCTTCGGTACCAGCCCTGAAGAGAGGTCTTACTAGTGAAAAATGGAAGATCCGGGCAGGTTCCGTAGTCGCCCTGAGAATAATAGGCAGCCATGATGCAGTGCCCCTCCTCACAGGCATGCTGGATGACAGGAGTCATTATGTCCGAAAAGAGGTCGTCAAATCGCTTGCACGTGTCGGACGGGAGGAGAATCTCGATTATCTTGTCGGTATGCTCGGCGACGAGTCACGCGGGGTGAGGCTGGCAGCCGTCGGCGGCCTCGGCCGCAGCGGTAAGGATGAGGCTGTCGAACCGCTTGTCAGGGTTCTGGAAGAGGAAGAGGATGCCGAAGTCCGTATAAGGGCCGTTCATTCCCTGGAACTGATTGGGACTGCCGTCGCGTACGAAGCGATGAGAGTGGCGCTTGATGATAATGATCCCGAGGTCTCTTCAGAGGCCGAAGATATACTTAGACAAAATTATAAGATTTGA
- a CDS encoding MFS transporter: MEKTTRSILGLSAAHMVNDIYSPVLPAILPLLILQNGYSYFLAGLIVTAYNLSSSFTQPVVGWLYDKKNIRMPVAVSVMISAFFMSFIGFVEDYYFLIAFAIIGALGHAFFHPSALGLVSRMAAGANRGRLTSLFVVGGNLGFAIGPILAGVAVASYGLHGLALIIIPGILIVPLLRKVLPPVSELENSYSKDNGKKDPEAKFPYLPITLLVTASAFRAWVIFGSVAYLPTYLAKTGMSLVTANLLTSGMLMAGVVGQVIGAGMSDKYGRKEYVLASLILSILPFTLFIMSDGIISLISLMAFGYLLWSSFSVTVAMSHEMAPQGTGTVSGLMLGLAVGAGGLGVAITGYIADITNVSTAFGLLVIPVVISILIFSATPYPWKSIRRKI, translated from the coding sequence ATGGAGAAAACTACACGCTCTATACTAGGGCTCTCGGCAGCCCACATGGTGAACGACATCTATTCACCGGTTCTGCCCGCAATTCTCCCGCTCCTTATTCTCCAGAACGGGTATTCGTATTTTCTTGCAGGTTTGATCGTCACTGCATACAACCTTTCATCATCCTTCACACAGCCGGTTGTCGGGTGGCTTTATGACAAAAAGAACATCCGCATGCCGGTTGCGGTAAGCGTGATGATCTCCGCTTTCTTCATGTCCTTCATCGGGTTTGTGGAGGACTATTACTTCCTGATCGCCTTTGCAATCATAGGCGCACTCGGGCATGCGTTCTTTCACCCGAGTGCACTAGGTCTTGTGAGCAGGATGGCTGCCGGGGCGAACCGCGGGAGGCTGACATCGCTGTTCGTTGTCGGAGGGAACCTCGGCTTCGCCATAGGGCCGATCCTTGCGGGAGTCGCGGTCGCGAGCTACGGTCTTCACGGCCTTGCTCTTATAATAATTCCGGGAATTTTAATCGTCCCCCTGCTGAGAAAGGTGCTTCCCCCCGTATCCGAACTTGAGAACAGTTACTCCAAAGATAACGGGAAGAAAGATCCGGAAGCAAAGTTCCCATACCTCCCGATCACCCTTCTTGTGACGGCATCGGCCTTCAGGGCATGGGTAATCTTCGGGTCTGTTGCATACCTCCCGACCTATCTTGCAAAGACCGGGATGAGCCTTGTAACTGCAAACCTCCTGACATCCGGGATGCTCATGGCAGGTGTCGTAGGGCAGGTAATAGGAGCGGGAATGTCTGATAAATACGGGCGGAAGGAATACGTCCTTGCAAGCCTTATACTCTCGATCCTGCCGTTCACACTCTTCATAATGTCCGATGGAATCATCTCCCTGATATCGCTGATGGCGTTCGGCTACCTCCTCTGGTCTTCGTTCTCGGTTACGGTCGCGATGTCGCACGAGATGGCCCCCCAGGGAACAGGGACCGTCTCAGGTCTTATGCTCGGCCTCGCGGTTGGCGCAGGCGGACTGGGTGTTGCGATTACCGGGTATATTGCCGATATTACGAACGTCTCAACAGCCTTCGGACTCCTCGTCATCCCTGTGGTAATATCGATATTGATCTTCTCTGCGACCCCCTACCCGTGGAAATCGATACGCAGGAAGATCTGA
- a CDS encoding METTL5 family protein has protein sequence MKLRKLEMLLEGFEAFENPDPALEQYMTPPVVAARLLYHAYMKGDIEGRSVLDLGCGTGIFACGAALLGAEQVTGADIDPAAVAAAYRNAERAGVTADFVVSDIPDFNCRSFDTAVMNPPFGAQKKYADRPFIDKALKCAGVTYGIFNEGSTPFIRSYISGRGVIDETVRCDFPIKRTFAHHRKDSLEIRVEIIRITKI, from the coding sequence ATGAAACTCAGAAAACTCGAGATGCTCCTTGAAGGATTCGAGGCGTTCGAAAATCCCGACCCTGCTCTCGAACAGTACATGACACCTCCTGTTGTCGCCGCGAGACTTCTCTACCATGCATATATGAAAGGAGATATCGAAGGGCGGTCTGTCCTCGATCTCGGATGCGGAACAGGCATCTTTGCATGCGGTGCGGCTCTTCTCGGCGCTGAGCAGGTCACTGGAGCGGACATCGATCCCGCCGCCGTTGCGGCAGCTTACAGGAACGCAGAAAGAGCTGGAGTAACGGCCGATTTTGTTGTAAGCGACATCCCGGATTTCAATTGCAGAAGCTTCGACACCGCCGTCATGAATCCCCCGTTCGGCGCCCAGAAAAAATATGCCGACAGGCCGTTTATCGACAAGGCTCTCAAATGCGCCGGTGTAACCTACGGGATATTCAACGAGGGCAGCACCCCGTTCATAAGATCCTATATCAGCGGAAGGGGCGTGATCGATGAGACTGTAAGATGCGACTTTCCGATTAAAAGGACCTTCGCGCACCACAGGAAGGACAGTCTTGAGATCAGGGTTGAAATAATCCGGATTACTAAAATATAA
- the dph2 gene encoding diphthamide biosynthesis enzyme Dph2: protein MSSKRTTESVQAQPEDLTVRILSLLKEKEKERPVRKVALQFPEGLKRKAHGISEALRRAGYEIVISGEPCWGACDLDLDLLKNSDILIHIGHAPVDERENVIFEYFSQDFDISQLEDAITSIESRRVGLITTIQHVHLLDDIIQFFSDRGIECVIAAGSERTPFKGQVLGCTFEAAKNTGCSEIVYIGTGLFHPLGVHLATGARVVAFDPYTGRTEIPDERRMLIKRHALIEKAKEARSFGILLSKKSGQRREELARKLEVLSDKADIIEIGEITPDALLNFGYDVYVNTACPRLAYDDQARFPVPVLSPQEFEIVCGAREWEEFEIDEIT, encoded by the coding sequence ATGTCATCAAAAAGAACTACTGAGAGTGTTCAGGCACAACCAGAAGATCTGACTGTAAGAATTCTCTCACTGTTAAAGGAAAAAGAGAAAGAGAGGCCTGTGCGGAAGGTCGCTCTCCAGTTCCCGGAGGGACTGAAAAGAAAGGCCCATGGGATTTCGGAAGCCCTCAGGAGAGCGGGCTACGAGATCGTAATCTCGGGCGAACCGTGCTGGGGTGCCTGCGATCTCGACCTTGACCTGTTGAAAAACTCCGATATTCTCATCCATATCGGGCACGCTCCCGTGGACGAAAGAGAGAACGTCATCTTCGAGTACTTCAGCCAGGATTTCGACATCTCCCAGCTGGAGGATGCCATAACCTCGATCGAATCCAGAAGAGTCGGACTGATTACCACAATCCAGCATGTCCACCTGCTGGACGATATCATACAATTTTTCAGTGATCGCGGCATCGAATGTGTAATCGCTGCAGGAAGCGAGAGAACACCGTTTAAGGGCCAGGTTCTCGGGTGCACATTTGAAGCTGCAAAAAATACAGGATGCAGCGAGATCGTCTATATCGGAACGGGGCTTTTTCATCCGCTCGGAGTGCACCTTGCGACCGGTGCGAGAGTCGTAGCATTCGATCCCTACACAGGCAGAACCGAGATCCCGGACGAACGCCGCATGCTCATAAAGAGGCATGCACTTATCGAAAAGGCGAAGGAGGCACGGAGCTTCGGGATACTCCTGAGCAAAAAATCAGGGCAGAGGAGAGAGGAGCTCGCAAGAAAGCTTGAAGTTCTCTCGGACAAGGCCGACATAATCGAGATCGGCGAGATCACACCGGACGCCCTCCTGAACTTCGGGTATGATGTCTACGTCAATACGGCATGCCCGAGGCTTGCATATGACGACCAGGCAAGATTCCCGGTTCCGGTTCTCTCCCCGCAGGAGTTTGAGATCGTCTGCGGTGCCAGGGAATGGGAAGAGTTCGAAATCGACGAGATCACGTGA
- the hpt gene encoding hypoxanthine/guanine phosphoribosyltransferase has protein sequence MFNKLVESLEKCPIVKRGEYNYFIHPISDGVPIVEPELLREVAALMLRNLDLDHADKLVVAEAMGIHIGVALSLITDLPLTIVRKRKYELPGELPLHQTTGYSKGELYLNGIEEGDRVVIVDDVFSTGGTMKALLKGLEQKNAEVVDVLVVIKRGECDIGRPYKYLVEIDVDETGVNVIKKNY, from the coding sequence ATGTTCAACAAACTCGTGGAATCACTGGAAAAATGCCCCATCGTAAAAAGAGGAGAATACAACTATTTTATCCACCCCATCAGCGACGGAGTCCCGATCGTCGAACCTGAACTCCTCAGGGAGGTTGCTGCACTCATGCTCAGGAACCTCGATCTGGATCATGCGGACAAACTGGTTGTCGCAGAGGCGATGGGCATACATATCGGCGTGGCGCTCTCGCTGATAACCGACCTCCCCCTGACAATAGTCAGGAAGAGAAAATACGAACTCCCCGGGGAACTTCCGCTTCACCAGACGACCGGCTATTCGAAGGGTGAACTCTACTTAAACGGAATTGAAGAAGGTGACCGTGTCGTAATAGTTGACGATGTCTTCTCGACCGGAGGAACTATGAAGGCTCTCCTCAAAGGACTCGAACAGAAGAATGCCGAGGTTGTCGACGTTCTTGTTGTGATCAAACGCGGCGAATGCGACATCGGCAGGCCGTACAAATACCTCGTCGAGATCGATGTCGACGAAACCGGTGTGAATGTCATCAAAAAGAACTACTGA
- the mfnA gene encoding tyrosine decarboxylase MfnA — MLEDGLREDELFRHLSSIKEKDRSYRKVLSSMCSIPHPVAVRAHNIFIESNLGDPGLFMGTASLEAELIERLGSLMSLPEACGYATSGGTESNIQALRIARENAGKKSPNVIIPESAHFSFEKACDILSIEMRQAPSTEKYIVDTERMEDLIDGNTIGMVGVAGTTEYGTVDPIEHLSDIALDRDLFLHVDAAFGGLVLPFIKGSPPFDFRLDGVSSISVDPHKMGMSTIPCGCIMVRNPDFFRSTEVDTPYLTVKKECTLCGTRPGGPVAGALAVLDHLGRKGMIEVVERCMENTRFLIRGMEELGHPVAVQPSVNVASFSCDETPDGWIVSRTRHGHMRTVCMPHITRETLEEFLKDVGEM, encoded by the coding sequence ATGCTGGAAGACGGACTCCGGGAAGACGAACTGTTCCGGCATCTCTCCTCGATAAAGGAGAAAGACAGGAGCTACCGGAAGGTGCTCTCGTCGATGTGCTCGATTCCGCACCCGGTGGCGGTCAGGGCGCACAACATTTTTATCGAATCCAATCTTGGAGACCCGGGACTTTTTATGGGAACCGCCTCGCTTGAGGCAGAACTTATCGAAAGACTGGGAAGCCTGATGAGTCTCCCCGAAGCGTGCGGTTATGCAACATCCGGAGGAACCGAATCGAATATACAGGCTCTCAGGATCGCAAGGGAGAATGCAGGTAAAAAGAGCCCGAATGTGATAATTCCCGAATCAGCACATTTCTCTTTTGAGAAGGCATGCGACATTCTTTCAATAGAGATGCGGCAGGCCCCGTCGACAGAAAAGTACATCGTCGATACTGAAAGAATGGAAGACCTGATCGACGGAAATACCATAGGAATGGTGGGTGTCGCCGGAACGACGGAGTATGGAACCGTCGACCCGATAGAGCACCTCTCGGATATCGCATTGGACAGGGATCTCTTCCTGCATGTCGATGCGGCGTTCGGCGGGCTTGTCCTCCCGTTCATCAAGGGATCGCCTCCTTTCGACTTCAGGCTCGACGGAGTATCCAGCATCTCCGTCGATCCGCACAAGATGGGGATGTCCACGATACCGTGCGGGTGTATCATGGTCAGGAACCCGGACTTTTTCAGGTCGACAGAGGTGGACACCCCATACCTTACAGTAAAGAAGGAATGCACGCTCTGCGGGACAAGACCCGGAGGCCCGGTGGCGGGAGCGCTCGCGGTCCTCGATCATCTCGGGCGAAAAGGTATGATTGAAGTCGTCGAAAGGTGCATGGAGAACACACGCTTCCTCATCAGGGGAATGGAAGAGCTCGGGCATCCCGTTGCAGTACAGCCTTCGGTAAATGTCGCATCTTTCTCCTGCGATGAAACTCCGGACGGATGGATCGTATCGAGGACACGGCACGGGCACATGAGAACGGTATGCATGCCGCATATAACAAGGGAGACACTTGAAGAATTTTTAAAAGACGTTGGTGAGATGTAA
- the ppsA gene encoding phosphoenolpyruvate synthase encodes MSKMPDILWLADIKKEDIPSVGGKGASLGEMTAVGLPVPPAFVVTAQAFRKFLVTSGIDEKIFSTLKDIDVEDSDLLENVAEKVKEIVMSAKMPEDIRNETISAYDKMGDDAVVAVRSSATAEDLPDASFAGQQETYLNISGEKNLIESLQKCWASLYGARAIYYRVKQGFDHSAVDIAVVVQKLVYSEKSGVMFSSHPVTGEPTTIIEGSWGLGEAVVSGMVSPDNYVYDSRSGRVIDRYIATKEIEILPDGTHGTKEIRVPDERQKTAVLSDAEIARLAKFAKISEEHYGVPQDVEWGIVGDEIFILQSRPITTIKGTATTKKGEKVEGSGNIILEGQGASPGIATGKVVIVGSTKDLSKVNTGDIMVAKMTNPDMVPAMRKAAAIITDEGGMTCHAAIVSRELGTPAAVGTKKATSILIDGQVVSVDGEKGLVYEGRISIPESAVPAAAAPAGVAVSSAPIITATSIKVNVSLPEAAKRAAATGADGVGLLRIEHLILGLGKTPGWFIRNKKEEDFINELYVGIKTVMDEFPGKPVWVRTIDAPTDEFRNMKGGEDEPEEHNPMLGWRGIRRDLQSKDQFRLQIEAFKRLWEQGYDNLGIMFPLVGHPDEFVAAKELMREFGVDVDNKTLGIMIEIPSSAILIDDFIKEGIAFASFGTNDLIQYTLAIDRNNQNVADMYKPKHPAVLKLIKYAIEKCRAGGVECSICGQAGSDPEMVKWLVETGITSVSANIDAVQKIRETAARTEKKILLDAARK; translated from the coding sequence ATGAGCAAAATGCCAGATATTCTGTGGTTAGCAGATATTAAAAAGGAAGATATTCCGTCTGTAGGGGGAAAAGGAGCCTCTTTAGGCGAAATGACAGCGGTGGGCCTTCCTGTTCCGCCTGCATTTGTCGTGACTGCACAGGCATTCAGAAAATTCCTTGTAACATCGGGAATAGACGAAAAGATCTTTTCCACTCTCAAAGATATCGACGTTGAAGATTCGGATCTTTTAGAAAACGTAGCGGAAAAAGTGAAAGAGATCGTGATGTCCGCAAAGATGCCTGAAGATATCAGAAACGAGACCATTTCTGCATACGATAAGATGGGCGACGATGCGGTTGTCGCGGTAAGGTCGAGCGCAACCGCAGAGGACCTGCCTGATGCAAGTTTTGCCGGGCAGCAGGAGACTTATCTCAATATTTCAGGCGAGAAGAACCTCATCGAGTCTCTTCAGAAATGCTGGGCCTCGCTATATGGCGCGAGAGCGATATACTACAGGGTAAAGCAGGGTTTCGACCACAGTGCAGTAGATATCGCAGTGGTCGTCCAGAAACTTGTATATTCCGAAAAATCGGGCGTCATGTTCTCCTCCCATCCGGTGACCGGAGAGCCGACAACGATAATTGAAGGATCATGGGGTCTCGGGGAGGCTGTCGTATCAGGGATGGTCTCTCCCGATAATTATGTCTATGACAGCAGGTCCGGGCGCGTAATCGACCGTTATATCGCAACGAAAGAGATCGAGATCCTTCCTGACGGAACGCACGGCACAAAGGAGATCAGGGTACCTGACGAGAGGCAGAAGACAGCGGTTCTCTCCGACGCCGAGATAGCAAGGCTGGCAAAGTTTGCAAAGATATCGGAAGAGCATTACGGCGTCCCGCAGGATGTCGAGTGGGGTATAGTAGGAGATGAGATCTTCATTCTCCAGTCCCGCCCTATAACAACCATAAAAGGCACAGCTACTACTAAAAAGGGTGAAAAGGTGGAAGGAAGCGGAAATATCATACTCGAGGGGCAGGGGGCGTCCCCGGGAATCGCAACAGGAAAAGTTGTAATCGTCGGATCGACAAAGGACCTGAGCAAGGTCAACACCGGGGACATTATGGTCGCAAAGATGACCAACCCGGACATGGTCCCTGCAATGAGGAAGGCAGCGGCAATTATTACCGACGAAGGCGGAATGACATGCCATGCAGCGATTGTAAGCCGTGAACTCGGGACACCTGCGGCCGTAGGAACGAAGAAGGCAACAAGCATTCTCATCGACGGCCAGGTGGTCTCGGTCGACGGAGAGAAGGGTCTCGTCTATGAAGGCAGGATCTCGATACCGGAGAGTGCCGTGCCTGCGGCAGCTGCTCCTGCAGGAGTTGCCGTTTCTTCAGCCCCGATTATTACAGCAACGAGCATAAAGGTCAACGTATCCCTTCCCGAAGCAGCCAAGAGGGCGGCTGCCACCGGCGCAGACGGTGTAGGCCTGCTCAGGATCGAACACCTCATCCTGGGTCTCGGAAAGACTCCCGGCTGGTTCATCAGGAACAAGAAGGAAGAGGACTTCATAAACGAACTCTATGTCGGTATAAAGACTGTCATGGACGAGTTCCCCGGAAAACCGGTCTGGGTCAGGACGATCGATGCACCGACGGATGAATTCCGCAACATGAAGGGCGGAGAGGACGAGCCCGAGGAGCACAACCCTATGCTCGGGTGGCGCGGAATCCGCCGCGATCTCCAGAGCAAAGACCAGTTCAGGCTCCAGATAGAGGCATTCAAGAGACTCTGGGAACAGGGGTACGACAATCTCGGCATTATGTTCCCGCTCGTCGGCCACCCCGACGAATTCGTAGCTGCAAAGGAGCTCATGCGTGAATTCGGAGTGGATGTGGATAACAAAACTCTCGGAATAATGATCGAGATACCCTCAAGTGCAATACTAATCGATGATTTCATCAAAGAGGGAATCGCCTTCGCTTCGTTCGGAACAAACGACCTGATCCAGTACACGCTCGCAATCGACAGGAACAACCAGAACGTCGCGGATATGTACAAGCCCAAGCACCCGGCTGTCCTGAAGTTAATAAAATACGCAATAGAGAAATGCAGGGCTGGAGGAGTCGAGTGCTCGATCTGCGGACAGGCAGGATCGGATCCCGAGATGGTGAAGTGGCTCGTCGAGACGGGAATCACAAGTGTCTCGGCAAACATCGATGCGGTGCAGAAGATCCGCGAGACAGCTGCACGCACCGAAAAGAAGATCCTGCTCGATGCTGCAAGGAAGTAA
- the serA gene encoding phosphoglycerate dehydrogenase, translating into MTYKVLVSDPLADEGIEILRGFCEVDINTGLSEDELIKIIGDYDGLLVRSGTEVTANVIEAAAKLKFIGRAGAGVDNIDTNAATQRGIIVANAPAGNTLAACEHTLAMMASLARKIPQATASVKRGEWKRSAFMGVELNEKTLGIVGFGRIGQELARRAIALDMKVVAYDPYINEERAKELGVEVMTLDQLFPVADFITVHTPLIKETKHLINKKSIAVMKDGVRIINCARGGIINESDLYDAIVAGKVAGAALDVYENEPPKDSKIITLDEVITTPHLGASTVEAQLNVAVSVAKQCIEVLKGGSAKFVVNAPMISPDQQDRIDPYVKLVRNMGSLLIQLVEGRIESVEIEYGGKAAEFGSGSKYITRMALKGILDPILQTPVNIVNAELAAKERGIRVSEVITDKSLGFTNLVTISIKTDKMSETVSGNVSSPEKLRIVKIGEYMTDMTPGGDVVISRHHDVPGVIGHFATIIGKYGVNIAGMQVGRNQPGEEAVMVLNVDSEVPQEAMDKILKIEGVYTAKYAHI; encoded by the coding sequence GTGACATATAAAGTGCTGGTCAGCGACCCGCTGGCAGATGAAGGAATAGAGATCCTTCGCGGCTTCTGCGAAGTGGATATCAATACAGGCCTCTCCGAAGACGAACTTATAAAGATAATCGGCGATTATGACGGCCTTCTTGTAAGAAGCGGCACGGAAGTTACCGCGAATGTGATCGAAGCTGCAGCAAAACTGAAGTTTATCGGAAGGGCAGGTGCCGGTGTAGACAATATCGATACCAATGCGGCAACCCAGCGCGGCATCATCGTTGCCAATGCTCCTGCAGGAAACACCCTTGCAGCATGCGAGCACACCCTTGCCATGATGGCCTCTCTTGCGAGAAAGATCCCTCAGGCGACCGCCTCGGTAAAGAGGGGTGAATGGAAGAGATCGGCCTTCATGGGTGTCGAGCTGAATGAAAAGACGCTCGGTATAGTAGGATTCGGCAGGATCGGGCAGGAGCTTGCAAGGCGTGCAATCGCTCTCGATATGAAGGTCGTGGCATACGACCCGTATATCAACGAGGAGAGGGCCAAAGAGCTCGGCGTCGAGGTAATGACCCTCGATCAGCTCTTCCCTGTTGCCGACTTCATTACAGTCCACACGCCTCTTATCAAGGAGACGAAGCACCTCATCAACAAGAAGTCCATCGCAGTCATGAAGGATGGCGTCAGGATCATCAACTGTGCACGCGGAGGCATAATCAACGAATCCGATCTTTATGATGCGATAGTTGCAGGAAAGGTTGCGGGTGCGGCGCTCGACGTATACGAGAACGAACCGCCGAAGGACTCGAAGATCATAACTCTCGACGAGGTCATAACGACACCGCATCTCGGTGCGTCGACTGTTGAAGCCCAGCTGAATGTCGCAGTCTCGGTTGCGAAGCAGTGCATCGAGGTTCTTAAGGGCGGATCGGCCAAGTTCGTTGTAAACGCCCCGATGATCTCTCCCGATCAGCAGGACAGGATCGATCCTTATGTGAAACTTGTCAGGAATATGGGAAGCCTTCTCATACAGCTTGTAGAGGGAAGGATCGAATCCGTAGAGATCGAGTACGGCGGAAAAGCGGCTGAATTCGGAAGCGGTTCTAAATATATCACAAGAATGGCCCTTAAGGGAATCCTCGATCCGATCCTCCAGACGCCGGTCAATATCGTCAATGCAGAACTGGCGGCAAAGGAGAGAGGCATCAGGGTTTCCGAAGTTATCACTGACAAGTCACTTGGATTTACTAACCTTGTCACAATATCGATAAAGACGGACAAGATGTCCGAGACAGTAAGCGGAAACGTATCTTCCCCGGAGAAACTCAGAATTGTAAAGATCGGCGAGTACATGACCGATATGACTCCCGGAGGAGATGTAGTCATCTCAAGGCATCATGATGTCCCCGGTGTTATCGGGCATTTTGCAACGATCATCGGAAAGTACGGCGTAAATATTGCGGGCATGCAGGTAGGAAGGAACCAGCCCGGCGAAGAGGCGGTAATGGTCCTCAATGTGGATTCCGAGGTCCCCCAGGAGGCGATGGACAAGATCCTGAAGATTGAAGGAGTTTACACCGCCAAATACGCTCATATATAA